In Candidatus Sedimenticola sp. (ex Thyasira tokunagai), the following proteins share a genomic window:
- the bioA gene encoding adenosylmethionine--8-amino-7-oxononanoate transaminase, translated as MSLLTPEQVREIDQKYLWHPYQPMHGAIPPYVVESAQGVYLQLGDGRRVIDGMASWWCMIHGYSHSRLNQALHDQIEKMAHVMFGGLTHEPAAGLAEKLVELTPRALQSVFLCDSGSVAVEVAIKMALQYWIALGKIGKSRLVTLRNGYHGDTFAAMAVCDPVNGMHHLFKDVLPQHFFVEAPTCRDDVDWESSQIEPLRQTLESHHREIAALILEPIVQGAGGMRFYCPEYLRQARALCDEYDVLMIADEIATGFGRTGRLFAVEHAGIAPDIMCLGKSLTGGYMTLAATLTTRRVSEAISNNPPGALMHGPTFMANPLACSVAGASIELLLSGDWQQRVAEIEGQLRDGLMGYADHPAVADVRVLGAIGVVELKEPLDMAATQEILLEQGVWLRPFGRLLYTMPPFITEAPEVAAICSAIGVVLDSID; from the coding sequence ATGTCTTTACTCACTCCTGAGCAGGTAAGGGAAATCGACCAGAAGTATCTCTGGCACCCTTATCAACCGATGCACGGTGCGATTCCTCCTTATGTGGTTGAATCCGCCCAAGGTGTTTATCTGCAGCTTGGTGATGGCCGCAGGGTAATTGATGGCATGGCTTCCTGGTGGTGCATGATCCATGGCTACAGCCACTCACGCCTTAATCAGGCACTACATGATCAGATTGAAAAGATGGCTCATGTGATGTTTGGCGGTCTCACTCATGAACCTGCTGCCGGACTGGCGGAAAAACTGGTTGAGCTTACCCCCCGGGCGCTACAAAGTGTTTTTCTCTGCGACTCCGGCTCGGTAGCTGTCGAGGTGGCCATCAAGATGGCGTTGCAGTACTGGATTGCACTGGGAAAAATAGGTAAAAGCCGGTTGGTTACGCTGCGTAACGGCTACCATGGTGACACTTTTGCCGCCATGGCGGTGTGTGATCCGGTGAACGGCATGCATCACCTGTTCAAGGATGTGCTGCCACAGCACTTTTTTGTCGAAGCACCCACCTGTCGTGATGATGTTGATTGGGAATCTTCACAGATTGAACCTTTACGGCAAACACTGGAAAGCCACCATCGGGAAATTGCCGCCCTCATTCTCGAACCGATTGTTCAGGGGGCGGGGGGTATGCGTTTCTACTGTCCGGAGTATCTGCGTCAGGCACGCGCACTCTGTGATGAGTATGACGTGCTGATGATCGCCGATGAGATCGCCACAGGTTTTGGTCGTACCGGTCGCCTTTTCGCTGTGGAGCATGCAGGCATCGCTCCCGACATCATGTGCCTTGGTAAATCACTGACCGGCGGCTATATGACGCTCGCGGCAACCCTCACAACCCGAAGGGTGAGTGAGGCGATTTCAAATAATCCCCCAGGGGCGCTGATGCATGGACCCACTTTTATGGCCAATCCGCTGGCCTGTAGTGTTGCCGGCGCCAGTATAGAGTTGCTGCTGTCGGGGGATTGGCAACAGCGAGTAGCGGAGATAGAGGGACAACTCAGGGACGGTTTGATGGGCTACGCCGACCATCCTGCGGTGGCCGATGTTCGAGTATTGGGCGCCATCGGTGTTGTAGAGCTGAAGGAGCCTCTCGACATGGCGGCTACACAGGAGATATTGCTTGAGCAGGGTGTCTGGCTGCGCCCATTCGGGCGACTGCTCTATACTATGCCGCCGTTTATCACTGAAGCCCCGGAGGTTGCAGCTATCTGCAGTGCAATCGGAGTCGTGCTCGATAGTATTGATTAA
- a CDS encoding PilZ domain-containing protein yields the protein MEKERRKSQRISTDIELQLIYRERSFFFIAGDISSEGINIKSKSLTIPPGNLVDLILPVGEHEWQISGLVIHGSKGNTGIQFRMSQPELEAILTSRGTTLTAAPSITQERSDTPSMNR from the coding sequence ATGGAAAAAGAGAGGCGAAAGAGTCAGCGCATCAGCACTGACATAGAGCTACAGTTGATCTATCGTGAAAGAAGTTTCTTCTTCATAGCCGGCGATATCAGCAGCGAGGGCATAAACATCAAAAGTAAATCCCTGACCATACCCCCAGGGAATCTGGTAGACCTTATTCTGCCCGTAGGTGAGCACGAGTGGCAGATCAGTGGTCTTGTCATTCATGGAAGCAAGGGCAACACCGGCATTCAATTTCGAATGTCCCAACCGGAGTTAGAGGCGATACTCACATCCCGCGGGACAACATTGACCGCCGCTCCTTCGATCACTCAGGAGCGCTCCGATACTCCATCTATGAACCGGTAA
- a CDS encoding methyl-accepting chemotaxis protein produces MLLLLTGISSLAIYRLSHLSESVSELVQTYRPAILGAKQLAIEVNQTSSALGFFLSSKEEGHRENYRQGLERSESLLIELKKLPTIAGDPESDKLTNQLGDDFKRFRELGEQLLETVASNEKRYPGMAFANQQINPINRQTIDLTSRMILSEHEESPGAERRELLVALTDLRYTWSSVINSIRAYLAFRGDAVIKDLDLYIERTEELITKIRGFGGLLTLDQEDAVEQFEALLEQSKLNIEELKRIHGGEQWHTDSWLVRDQAAPLIEKIDTKLKLLLERQTGAIDQNSATLISDSRKAITFVASLLLFGLLVVVLLAWLSNRYITKPLHSVVDALDDIAKGEGDLTNRLSIAGSDEIGKLGQSFNTFVSAIGELVKHTAVSADNVIDAVNKSTDASHQITQKVLEQESETHQVVTAINQMSETIGSIAKNATGAETASKTAERDAEVGRTTVEESAAAVRSLSGEVQAATEIILKVEEDSEEIGSVLDVIKSIADQTNLLALNAAIEAARAGEQGRGFAVVADEVRNLASRTRTSTIEIEEMIERLRTNTRQAVTAMEAGNKTMAENIKQTDRARASLQAIADSTDAISAMNTLIATASEEQSAVAVEINSSIIKISNGSKEAAGFSRTALEEIERLGQVATELKAIICQFKLSESFED; encoded by the coding sequence ATGCTCCTGCTACTGACCGGCATCTCCTCACTGGCGATCTACAGACTATCGCATCTCAGTGAATCGGTTTCAGAGTTGGTTCAGACGTATCGGCCGGCTATTCTTGGCGCAAAGCAGTTAGCTATTGAGGTCAACCAGACCAGCAGTGCGCTCGGTTTTTTCCTCTCCAGTAAAGAAGAGGGACACAGGGAGAACTACCGACAGGGGCTTGAACGCTCGGAATCGCTGCTTATCGAGTTGAAAAAGCTCCCCACCATTGCCGGTGATCCCGAATCAGACAAACTGACAAACCAACTGGGCGATGACTTCAAACGGTTCCGTGAACTTGGCGAGCAGTTATTGGAAACCGTTGCCAGCAACGAAAAAAGATACCCCGGCATGGCCTTTGCCAATCAGCAGATCAATCCGATCAACCGACAGACCATCGACCTCACCTCCCGAATGATTCTCTCTGAGCATGAGGAGTCCCCTGGGGCGGAACGGCGTGAGTTGCTGGTAGCACTGACCGATCTCCGCTATACCTGGAGCAGTGTAATCAACAGTATCAGGGCCTACCTGGCCTTCCGTGGTGATGCCGTGATCAAAGACCTTGACCTCTATATTGAGAGAACAGAGGAGCTGATCACAAAAATCCGAGGCTTTGGTGGCCTCTTGACCCTGGACCAGGAGGATGCAGTTGAACAATTTGAAGCTCTCCTAGAGCAGTCAAAACTTAACATTGAAGAGCTCAAGCGTATACATGGTGGCGAGCAGTGGCACACCGATTCCTGGCTGGTACGTGACCAGGCAGCCCCTCTAATTGAGAAAATTGACACTAAGTTGAAACTACTGCTGGAACGGCAAACAGGGGCGATTGATCAAAATAGCGCCACCTTGATTTCAGACTCAAGGAAGGCAATCACATTTGTTGCTTCACTTCTGCTGTTTGGCTTGCTGGTTGTTGTTCTACTGGCATGGCTGAGCAACCGCTACATCACCAAGCCACTTCACTCAGTGGTAGATGCACTGGATGATATCGCAAAGGGTGAAGGTGATCTGACAAACCGGCTCTCTATTGCCGGTAGTGATGAGATCGGCAAGCTTGGTCAGAGCTTCAACACCTTTGTCTCCGCGATCGGCGAACTGGTGAAACACACGGCAGTATCAGCCGACAATGTGATTGATGCTGTGAATAAGAGTACCGATGCATCACACCAGATCACACAGAAAGTACTGGAACAGGAGAGTGAAACACATCAGGTGGTTACCGCCATCAATCAGATGTCTGAAACTATCGGTTCCATCGCAAAAAATGCAACCGGCGCGGAGACCGCATCAAAAACTGCAGAGAGAGATGCCGAGGTTGGCCGTACAACTGTCGAGGAGAGTGCTGCAGCAGTCCGCTCTCTCAGTGGTGAAGTACAGGCAGCCACCGAAATCATCCTCAAAGTGGAAGAGGATAGTGAAGAGATCGGTTCTGTGCTGGATGTTATCAAGAGCATCGCCGACCAGACCAATCTGCTTGCCCTGAATGCCGCGATTGAAGCAGCACGCGCCGGGGAACAGGGGCGCGGCTTTGCCGTAGTCGCCGACGAAGTACGTAACCTCGCCAGCCGTACCAGAACATCAACTATCGAAATCGAGGAGATGATAGAACGTCTGCGAACCAATACACGTCAAGCGGTGACGGCAATGGAGGCAGGCAACAAAACGATGGCGGAGAATATTAAACAGACGGATCGAGCCCGTGCCTCTCTGCAGGCGATTGCAGACTCCACAGATGCCATCAGTGCCATGAATACCCTGATCGCCACCGCATCGGAGGAGCAGTCTGCCGTGGCGGTAGAAATCAACTCTAGCATTATCAAAATCAGCAACGGCAGCAAGGAAGCCGCCGGTTTCTCCCGCACCGCCCTGGAAGAGATTGAGCGACTTGGACAGGTGGCAACCGAACTGAAAGCGATTATCTGCCAGTTTAAACTGAGCGAGTCTTTCGAGGACTAG
- a CDS encoding VWA domain-containing protein → MSLNESDLQNYREQLSCNFQQLESVFPDCMEEAAAVLSPAGIKDYLDGATLVCMIGRGFEPVLVYLEEMPQVADTLGEQALAYVSQSVWKISRSPNGKSILDFMQSLPEAARRLRSWEQFERFIELILEMMERTSTSVHNVQSATYPSPGMPEVLRQTPYLLHQLSLEGIRNWVDYGVLHYNDHPERQIDYFSLQSADSRAILQRERHGTLYADSERKLSLYLKSLWEMKEHLVPYSEGWDELRKPMPYYDPLGMRVPDVFDDKQGITGLNRYRAVLAHMAAHKRWTEQIFADNLSPFQRVAAELFEDSRVEYLTLREYPGMRDIWLGLHPKPGEEDCDPEKESCIRHRLAMMSYAILNPDHGYKNPDIIEFAQRFQEMMAAGETGTKDAVNLALSFIARTRRQQDMSANIYFADTEVDYRDDNRHMWKFIEEGDEEEMFDAEQKAKENPEEINGLPPRHYPEWDYNTKTYRPDWVSLYERLHPAGDAGKIDALLSKHEALAKRLKQMLDLLKPQNYVRIRYQEEGSELDLDVAIRSLIDYRAGHNPDPRINMSHRHDGRDIAVMLVLDLSESLNEIPEGANQSILELSQEAVALLSWAIEKLGDEFAIAGFSSNTRHEVRYQHIKGFEESWDDTVKGRLAAVEASWSTRMGAAMRHAAHYLEARKAEKKLMLVLTDGEPADIDVNDPKHLIQDTHRAVQELDQQGIYTYCINLDPKADEYVKDIFGNQYTVIDKVERLPEQLPKLFMALTK, encoded by the coding sequence CTATCGTGAACAGCTGAGCTGCAACTTTCAGCAGTTGGAGAGTGTATTCCCCGACTGCATGGAGGAGGCGGCGGCCGTGCTGTCGCCCGCAGGCATCAAGGACTACCTGGACGGCGCCACATTGGTCTGTATGATCGGCCGTGGTTTCGAGCCGGTATTGGTCTATCTGGAGGAGATGCCTCAGGTGGCTGACACTCTGGGTGAGCAGGCCCTCGCCTACGTATCCCAGAGTGTATGGAAAATTTCCCGCAGCCCAAACGGAAAGTCTATTCTCGACTTTATGCAGTCACTCCCGGAGGCGGCCCGCAGGCTCCGCAGTTGGGAGCAGTTCGAGCGCTTTATTGAGCTGATTCTGGAGATGATGGAGCGCACCAGCACCTCGGTACATAACGTGCAGAGTGCCACCTACCCCAGCCCCGGCATGCCCGAGGTGCTGCGGCAGACCCCCTACCTGCTGCATCAGCTATCGCTGGAGGGTATCCGCAACTGGGTTGACTACGGTGTGCTCCACTACAATGACCACCCCGAGCGGCAGATAGACTACTTCAGCCTGCAGTCTGCAGACAGTAGGGCAATCCTGCAGCGGGAGCGCCACGGCACCCTCTATGCCGATAGTGAGCGCAAACTGAGTCTCTACCTGAAATCCCTGTGGGAGATGAAGGAGCATCTTGTGCCCTACTCCGAGGGGTGGGATGAGCTACGCAAACCGATGCCCTACTACGATCCCTTGGGTATGCGCGTCCCTGATGTCTTTGATGACAAGCAGGGCATCACCGGCCTTAACCGTTACCGCGCGGTGTTGGCCCACATGGCCGCTCACAAGCGCTGGACCGAGCAGATCTTTGCCGACAACCTCAGCCCCTTTCAGCGCGTCGCAGCCGAGCTGTTCGAGGATAGCCGGGTAGAGTATCTCACCCTGCGTGAATACCCCGGCATGCGTGACATCTGGCTGGGCCTCCACCCCAAACCGGGCGAAGAGGACTGTGATCCCGAGAAGGAGTCCTGCATCCGCCACCGTCTGGCGATGATGTCATACGCCATTCTCAATCCGGATCACGGCTACAAAAATCCGGACATCATCGAGTTTGCACAGCGCTTCCAAGAGATGATGGCTGCCGGGGAGACTGGCACCAAAGACGCCGTCAACCTGGCACTCTCCTTCATCGCCCGCACCCGCCGTCAGCAGGATATGTCGGCCAATATCTACTTTGCCGATACCGAGGTGGATTACCGTGACGACAACCGTCACATGTGGAAATTTATCGAAGAGGGCGACGAAGAGGAGATGTTCGACGCTGAGCAGAAGGCCAAAGAGAACCCGGAAGAGATCAACGGCCTGCCGCCCCGCCACTACCCGGAGTGGGACTACAACACCAAGACCTACCGCCCCGACTGGGTCAGTCTCTACGAGCGCCTGCACCCTGCCGGTGACGCCGGCAAGATCGATGCCCTACTCTCCAAACACGAGGCGCTGGCCAAACGGCTGAAACAGATGCTTGATCTGCTCAAGCCGCAGAACTATGTACGCATTCGCTATCAGGAGGAGGGCAGTGAGCTCGACCTCGACGTGGCGATCCGTTCACTGATCGACTACCGTGCCGGTCACAACCCCGATCCGCGCATCAACATGAGCCACCGTCACGACGGCCGTGACATCGCCGTAATGCTGGTACTCGACCTCTCCGAATCCCTCAACGAGATACCGGAGGGCGCCAACCAGTCGATCCTAGAACTAAGCCAGGAGGCGGTCGCACTATTGAGCTGGGCAATCGAAAAACTGGGAGATGAGTTCGCCATCGCCGGCTTCTCCTCCAACACCCGGCACGAGGTGCGCTACCAGCACATCAAAGGCTTTGAGGAGTCTTGGGATGACACCGTTAAAGGCCGCCTCGCCGCTGTAGAGGCGAGCTGGTCAACCCGGATGGGGGCCGCGATGCGCCATGCGGCACACTATCTGGAAGCGCGCAAAGCCGAGAAGAAACTGATGCTGGTTCTCACCGATGGGGAACCGGCGGATATCGACGTCAACGATCCAAAACATCTGATCCAGGATACCCATCGGGCGGTTCAGGAACTGGATCAACAGGGAATCTACACCTACTGCATCAACCTCGATCCTAAAGCGGATGAGTACGTGAAGGATATCTTTGGCAACCAATACACCGTAATCGACAAGGTGGAACGGTTACCGGAGCAGCTGCCAAAGCTGTTTATGGCGTTGACAAAGTAG